One Aegilops tauschii subsp. strangulata cultivar AL8/78 chromosome 7, Aet v6.0, whole genome shotgun sequence genomic window carries:
- the LOC109753628 gene encoding uncharacterized protein, whose translation MPRPATSLRAPSRRRRLLENPIAPASVNSSSATSGCRGGSCTPKLRWSVRESQEGVSEQKAPRASSVRRLAAAVWRLWPPEEAPAAEHQGKSRVGLEFIPRHLQVQLLRKDHLGHKHGLKVETSSPNSVLGQHSGELHKVKLHLASALMPITGLENATKWKSESVCDRLSFGAYVIANQLDLIEKQQGQTHANIIQMELQRAQDRVGKLEAERVSAKKQLDRLLEKLREEKATWRRREHKKAQSILEDMKADLDHEKKNRRQLENINLKLVDELKEVKLAANNLLEEYDKERKTREMAEEVCNKLVREVEEQKSDIEVLERDFVKRREEVDEDRKLLQMAEVWREERVQMKLVDARLTLEDKYGELSKLQQDVEAFVASLGCAKGDSSILVREAEKIIREISLVRDLEVQFKYEPPAASEEILAIFKELRPSQELGRCKVQRSSLDELEIQQASGQMADVCLENLTNRSPCQDSEIEDESSWETTSHKDFQGSSFSRNGNGSEPSVNNVCDRISWTSGDNSEEVWQNDLSNIKVVEHEKKQSAISKFSRPRENHEIHQVDVEVDLINSLNRRMYYDAGEAADRGMGQSSPSMGPWSSPSPDSMNRGFRGCMELVQRHSLKAKLLEARMESQKIQLRRVLNHTT comes from the exons ATGCCGCGCCCCGCCACCTCGCTCCGCGCTCCGAGCCGCCGCCGGCGGCTTCTGGAAAACCCCATCGCCCCCGCATCCGTCAACTCCTCCTCTGCTACCAGCGGTTGCCGAGGCGGGTCCTGTACCCCGAAGCTGCGATGGAGCGTCAGGGAGAGCCAGGAGGGCGTCAGCGAGCAGAAGGCGCCGAGGGCTTCGTCCGTGAGGCGGCTCGCGGCCGCGGTGTGGCGCCTGTGGCCGCCGGAGGAGGCGCCCGCCGCAGAGCACCAGGGAAAATCTCGTGTCGGCCTCGAG TTTATACCGAGACATCTGCAAGTCCAGCTTCTCAGGAAGGATCATCTTGGTCACAAACATGGTCTGAAGGTTGAGACTTCAAGCCCCAATTCCGTTTTGGGGCAACACAGCGGAGAGCTCCACAAA GTTAAACTTCATCTCGCCTCAGCTTTGATGCCGATCACTGGCTTGGAGAATGCAACAAAGTGGAAGTCTGAGAGCGTATGTGATCGCCTCAGCTTTGGTGCCTATGTGATCGCCAACCAACTTGATCTCATTGAAAAACAGCAAGGGCAAACTCATGCTAATATAATCCAGATGGAGCTCCAGCGTGCACAAGATAGGGTGGGCAAGCTAGAAGCTGAGCGTGTTTCAGCTAAGAAGCAGCTTGACCGCTTGTTGGAGAAACTGAGGGAGGAGAAAGCAACCTGGCGAAGGAGAGAACACAAGAAGGCCCAATCCATTCTTGAGGATATGAAGGCAGACCTCGACCATGAGAAGAAGAACCGGAGGCAACTAGAGAACATTAACTTGAAGCTTGTTGATGAGTTGAAGGAGGTCAAATTGGCAGCCAATAATCTGTTGGAGGAGTATGACAAGGAGAGGAAGACACGGGAAATGGCCGAGGAGGTGTGCAACAAACTGGTGAGGGAGGTCGAGGAACAAAAATCCGATATTGAAGTCTTGGAGCGGGACTTTGTGAAACGGCGGGAGGAGGTGGATGAGGACAGAAAGTTGCTACAGATGGCCGAGGTGTGGCGGGAAGAGCGGGTGCAGATGAAACTTGTGGATGCAAGGCTCACTCTGGAAGACAAATACGGCGAGCTAAGCAAATTGCAACAGGATGTTGAGGCCTTTGTCGCCTCTTTGGGTTGTGCCAAGGGAGACAGCAGCATTCTAGTACGAGAAGCAGAGAAAATTATAAGGGAAATTAGCTTGGTGAGGGACCTGGAGGTTCAATTCAAGTATGAGCCGCCTGCAGCATCGGAGGAAATATTAGCCATATTCAAGGAGCTCCGCCCGAGCCAAGAGCTCGGACGATGCAAGGTGCAGAGGTCTTCACTAGATGAATTAGAAATTCAACAAGCTAGCGGCCAAATGGCTGACGTATGCCTGGAGAACCTAACCAATAGAAGCCCTTGCCAAGACAGTGAAATAGAAGATGAGAGCAGCTGGGAGACTACAAGCCACAAAGACTTTCAGGGTTCAAGCTTTTCACGGAACGGGAATGGAAGCGAACCTTCAGTCAACAATGTATGTGACAGAATTTCCTGGACGAGTGGAGACAATTCGGAGGAGGTCTGGCAGAATGACCTGAGCAATATCAAAGTTGTGGAGCACGAGAAGAAACAGTCGGCAATATCAAAGTTCTCGAGGCCTCGGGAAAACCATGAAATCCACCAGGTGGATGTGGAGGTGGATCTAATAAACTCGTTGAACAGACGTATGTATTATGACGCTGGCGAAGCTGCAGATCGGGGTATGGGACAGAGCTCCCCGAGCATGGGACCATGGAGCTCGCCGTCGCCGGACTCGATGAACCGTGGCTTCAGAGGCTGCATGGAGCTGGTCCAGAGGCACAGCCTGAAAGCAAAGCTTCTAGAAGCTCGGATGGAGAGCCAGAAGATCCAGCTCCGCCGCGTGCTCAACCATACAACCTGA